A window from Apteryx mantelli isolate bAptMan1 chromosome 27, bAptMan1.hap1, whole genome shotgun sequence encodes these proteins:
- the RLF gene encoding zinc finger protein Rlf isoform X2: MFYNIQAEEAGLAVSVLLCVRALQIRSNGSDEMKTSVCKTIACLLPEDLEVRRACQLTEFLLEPTLGGFNVLEELYMQPDQKFDEENALVPNSLRCELLLALKAYWPFDPEFWDWKTLKRHCLKLLGKVASDSEDDASCNMSVNETDILDTFLSDYDETKEHKYYDGKDSVNHPKEKARVKKPIGSSERYQRWLQYKFFCVLCKRECIEARILHHSKMHMEDGIYTCPVCTKKFKRKEFFVPHVMEHVKMPPSRTHRPKKKIILKKERSPQKITASSSPSPALQEKLHQPQLSEKLENDTHEYVTFSQLENCQLQDRDIYPCPGTDCSRVFKQFKYLSVHLKAEHQNNDENAKHYLDMKNRREKCAFCRRHFMTSFHLREHERVHCGPQPYMCVSMDCYARFGSVNELLNHKQTHDDLRYKCELNGCNIVFSDLGQLYHHEAQHFRDASYTCNFFGCKKFYYSKTEFQNHLAMHNIAVSNGEVKQTVKLEESVSKDKFSYLPESQLVEQSENSNLNENLDPTSSQGIPQIKEEALSDSEDLDSESNCSVHCGNHSTAVNQNQVSPLLIETMAHNQTVPSFLMSQEGVFHSADVKEQCSDVAVCFDGKNFSCSFEGCCATHKNARGMQKHLRRAHPYNFKGKKKMEMKSKDFLNLLNDTQDSKSPRDIGTEIDHNSDTNADSPGSLYCSINAKGNNGLKEENCPSSPETSFYDSSKVSNIEDNMLELLLGLKHLSLKNSNIQNSSRHKPFLGSLQSYSSRDAKCPESVVDEATSKFQFQEQQDNLPSQYLTQLAAKPFFCECQGCTCEFVTREALLMHYVKKHNYSKEMVLQLNMFQHRYSPFKCHICQRSFTRKTHLRIHYRNKHQIGCERITHKVCSNEKLDHVGLCTEDIHNTVPASVSATKVEFIEHSDHSEQLYHPKKEDCSSETDLESSEETDNNVTRKTSNITSLDSHREELEAREGRGSKRTVAKGNLCYILHKYHKPFHCIHKSCNSAFTNQKGLIRHYRTVHQYNKEQLCLEKDKARTKRELVKCKKIFACKYKECGKRFLCSKALAKHCSDFHNEHIEDQKVLSETESARFACNQAQCPAVFYTFNKLKQHLIEEHANEEKINKDFEIHCDLNGCDRIFTNYSHYSQHVYFRHSEYYDSLFGNQKEEQDNLDKDKNEQNYLKDNFDINKQNGKQLKEKPKRISKSKEKHLIHFKTKEEALQMCKEKSNQTQYPCMVQGCLSVVKLESSIVRHYKRTHQMTNMYIEQQIQKLVVCVKCGIMIEKQSCSETALGLDKKGLKVKEEKSAHSEYVQESEKSPVPNTDHDHQDVSNEDQKRCPASSVSFDRSAFMYSGTLKYNHSSKIGCFEEHNLRESVMCKTGDLSESSERENGSYFSNLQLELSREKDAEGCEHSAVNQNAKRNILYTTKDKLQKHPVSRPFDLKTYKPMGFESSFLKFIQESEEKDDDDDDFDEIVEWESPEQFPVDGILQKEGDSQRDVPVNNFVNEKNVIIPQNNHGQLTEIQPLISESSSAPSLENLRAILDKALTDCGDLALKQLHYLRPVVVLERSKFSTPLIDLFPTKKADELCVGST, translated from the exons ATGTTTTACAACATCCAG gcAGAAGAAGCAGGACTTGCTGTGTCTGTTTTGTTATGTGTGAGAGCCCTCCAGATCAGATCGAACGGAAGTGATGAAATGAAGACATCTGTATGTAAAACAATTGCATGCCTTTTACCAGAAGACCTTGAAGTTAGAAGAGCATGTCAGCTCACTGAATTTTTACTTGAGCCAACTTTGGGTGGATTTAATGTGTTGGAAGAGCTGTATATGCAACCAGATCAAAAATTTGATGAAGAAAATGCATTGGTTCCAAACTCACTCCGTTGTGAGCTCCTGTTAGCTTTAAAAGCATATTGGCCATTTGATCCTGAATTTTGGGACTGGAAGACTTTAAAGCGACATTGCCTTAAATTGTTAGGGAAAGTAGCTTCTGATTCTGAGGATGATGCAAGTTGTAATATGTCAGTCAATGAAACTGACATCTTAGATACTTTCTTAAGTGACTATGATGAAACAAAAGAACATAAATATTATGATGGAAAAGATTCAGTAAATCacccaaaagaaaaagcaagagtaaAAAAACCAATTGGTTCTTCAGAAAGATACCAGAGATGGCTTCAATACAAATTTTTTTGTGTGCTCTGCAAAAGGGAGTGTATAGAGGCTAGAATACTACATCATTCTAAGATGCATATGGAAGACGGTATTTATACGTGTCCAGTGTGTACAAAAAAGTTCAAGAGAAAGGAATTTTTTGTACCACATGTAATGGAACATGTTAAAATGCCACCTAGTAGAACACACAGacctaaaaagaaaataatactgaaaaaagaGAGATCGCCACAAAAGATAACAGCTTccagcagcccctctccagcaCTTCAGGAAAAGCTGCATCAGCCACAGCTGTCTGAAAAACTTGAAAATGACACACATGAATACGTCACATTTAGCCAATTGGAAAATTGCCAGCTACAAGACAGAGACATCTATCCGTGTCCTGGAACAGATTGTTCTAGAGtatttaaacaatttaaataCTTAAGTGTACATCTGAAAGCTGAACATCAAAACAATGATGAGAATGCAAAACACTACTTGGATAtgaaaaacaggagagagaaatgtGCTTTCTGTCGCCGACACTTCATGACATCCTTTCATTTGCGGGAGCATGAACGAGTACACTGTGGTCCTCAACCTTATATGTGTGTGTCAATGGATTGTTATGCTAGATTTGGATCAGTTAATGAGCTTCTTAATCACAAACAAACACATGATGATCTTCGTTATAAATGTGAACTAAACGGCTGTAATATTGTATTCAGTGACTTAGGGCAACTTTACCATCATGAGGCACAGCACTTCAGAGATGCATCATACACATGCAACTTTTTTGGTTGCAAAAAGTTTTATTATTCAAAAACTGAATTTCAGAACCACCTTGCAATGCATAATATTGCAGTGTCAAATGGAGAAGTGAAGCAAACAGTAAAACTTGAAGAGTCTGTTTCAAAAGACAAATTCAGTTATCTTCCAGAGTCTCAACTGGTTGAACAATCTGAAAACTccaatctgaatgaaaacctggatCCTACGAGCTCTCAGGGAATTCCACAGATAAAGGAAGAAGCGCTCTCTGACAGTGAAGATCTAGACAGTGAAAGTAATTGCAGTGTTCATTGTGGGAACCACAGCACAGCTGTAAACCAAAACCAGGTGTCTCCTTTACTGATTGAAACAATGGCTCACAATCAAACAGTTCCAAGTTTTCTCATGTCCCAGGAAGGAGTCTTCCATTCAGCAGATGTGAAAGAACAATGTTCTGATGTGGCAGTTTGCTTTGATGGAAAAAATTTTTCCTGTAGTTTTGAAGGATGCTGTGCAACACACAAAAATGCCAGAGGTATGCAAAAACATCTTCGTAGGGCCCACCCATATAACTtcaaaggtaaaaaaaagatGGAGATGAAAAGTAAAGACTTTCTGAATTTGCTGAATGACACTCAGGACAGTAAATCCCCTAGAGACATTGGTACAGAGATAGATCATAATTCAGATACAAATGCTGATTCTCCAGGAAGCTTGTATTGTAGTATAAACGCTAAAGGAAACAATGGcctgaaagaagaaaattgtCCTTCTTCCCCAGAAACATCTTTTTATGACAGTTCTAAAGTATCAAATATTGAAGACAATATGCTGGAACTACTTTTAGGCTTGAAACATCTAAGCTTAAAAAATTCTAACATTCAGAATTCTTCAAGACACAAGCCTTTTTTGGGCTCTTTACAGTCCTATTCATCTAGGGATGCCAAGTGCCCTGAGTCAGTAGTAGATGAAGCTACCTCAAAATTTCAGTTTCAAGAGCAACAAGATAACTTACCTAGCCAGTATCTTACTCAGCTGGCAGCTAAACCATTTTTCTGTGAATGTCAAGGATGTACTTGTGAATttgtgaccagagaagctctctTAATGCATTATGTTAAAAAGCATAACTATTCAAAGGAAATGGTTCTTCAGTTAAATATGTTCCAGCATCGGTACTCACCATTTAAGTGTCATATTTGCCAAAGATCATTTACAAGAAAAACACACCTTCGAATTCACTATAGAAACAAACATCAAATTGGCTGTGAGAGGATAACACACAAGGTATGTTCTAATGAAAAACTTGATCACGTAGGTTTATGTACAGAGGATATACATAATACCGTTCCAGCATCTGTCTCTGCAACCAAAGTTGAATTCATTGAACATTCGGACCACTCTGAACAGCTTTATCATCCTAAAAAGGAAGACTGTAGTTCTGAAACTGATTTGGAGTCCAGTGAAGAGACAGACAATAACGTAACAAGAAAAACATCTAACATCACTTCTCTGGACAGTCATAGGGAAGAACTGGAggcaagggaaggaagaggaagcaaaagaACAGTTGCTAAAGGAAACTTATGTTACATATTGCATAAGTACCACAAACCATTTCATTGTATTCATAAAAGTTGCAACTCTGCTTTTACCAACCAGAAAGGTTTGATTCGCCATTATAGGACCGTTCACCAGTATAACAAGGAACAGCTCTGCTTagaaaaagacaaagcaagaaCAAAAAGGGAACTTgtcaaatgtaaaaaaatatttgcatgcaAGTACAAAGAGTGTGGTAAGCGTTTTCTATGTTCTAAAGCCCTTGCTAAGCATTGTAGCGACTTCCACAATGAACATATAGAGGATCAAAAAGTGCTTTCTGAAACTGAATCTGCAAGATTTGCTTGTAACCAAGCCCAGTGCCCTGCTGTATTTTATACCTTTAATAAGCTAAAACAGCACCTGATAGAAGAACAtgccaatgaagaaaaaataaacaaagatttTGAAATCCATTGTGACCTTAATGGCTGTGATCGAATTTTCACAAATTACAGTCACTACTCTCAACATGTGTATTTCCGACATAGTGAATATTATGATAGTCTCTTTGGAAATCAGAAAGAGGAGCAGGATAATCTTGATAAggataaaaatgaacaaaattattTGAAAGACAATTTTGACATAAACAAGCAGAATGGGAAGCAGTTAAAAGAAAAGCCTAAAAGAATTAGCAAAAGTAAAGAAAAGCATTTgattcatttcaaaacaaaagaggAAGCCCTACAAATGTGCAAAGAGAAGTCTAACCAGACCCAGTACCCTTGCATGGTTCAGGGATGTCTGTCTGTTGTGAAATTGGAAAGCAGTATAGTGAGGCATTATAAACGCACACATCAGATGACCAATATGTATATAGAGCAACAGATTCAGAAACTTGTTGTTTGTGTTAAATGTGGCATAATGATAGAAAAACAGTCCTGCTCTGAAACAGCTTTAGGCTTGGATAAAAAAGGCCTAAAAGTTAAAGAGGAGAAATCAGCTCATTCTGAGTACGTGCAGGAAAGTGAAAAATCTCCCGTTCCAAACACTGATCATGACCATCAAGATGTAAGCAATGAAGACCAAAAAAGATGTCCAGCAAGTAGTGTGAGTTTTGATAGGAGTGCCTTTATGTATTCAGGCACTTTAAAATATAACCACAGTTCAAAAATTGGCTGTTTTGAAGAGCATAACTTAAGGGAGTCTGTTATGTGTAAAACTGGAGATTTATCTGAAAGTAGTGAAAGAGAAAATGGCTCTTATTTCTCCAATTTACAGTTAGAGTTGTCAAGAGAGAAAGATGCAGAAGGATGTGAACATAGTGCAGTTAaccaaaatgcaaaaagaaatataCTTTATACTACAAAAGACAAATTACAGAAGCATCCAGTGTCCAGGCCATTTGATTTAAAGACATATAAACCAATGGGATTTgagtcttcatttttaaaatttattcagGAAAGTGAGGAAAAAGATGACGACGATGATGATTTTGATGAGATAGTGGAATGGGAGTCTCCTGAACAGTTTCCAGTTGATGGAATATTACAAAAAGAGGGAGACTCTCAAAGGGATGTGCCAGTAAACAACTttgtgaatgaaaaaaatgtaatcatACCCCAAAATAATCATGGGCAGCTAACAGAAATCCAGCCCTTGATTTCAGAGTCATCATCTGCCCCTTCTTTAGAAAACTTGAGGGCTATCTTGGACAAGGCATTAACAGACTGTGGAGACCTTGCCTTAAAACAGCTTCATTACTTAAGACCAGTAGTTGTTCTTGAAAGATCCAAGTTTTCCACACCCCTTATAGATTTATTTCCAACAAAAAAGGCAGATGAGCTTTGTGTAGGAAGTACATAA